A genomic region of Stenotrophomonas sp. NA06056 contains the following coding sequences:
- a CDS encoding prepilin peptidase has product MTLLGLLAMGVCLRVAISDLYARRVPNTWLLAACAIAASLIVASQFNAPRMAWAPHLLGAALGLLALLPFYAVRWMGAGDVKFFAVLGLLLGWKALLPVWVLASLAAGAHAVVVIVGRQLASHLPLRLQMQVNRASTHWNGHPALRELHAAREGRQGIPYAAYLAFAAIGWVLATTYGGVA; this is encoded by the coding sequence ATGACACTGCTGGGATTGCTGGCCATGGGAGTGTGCCTGCGGGTCGCGATCAGCGATCTGTATGCCCGCCGCGTGCCCAACACCTGGCTGCTGGCCGCGTGCGCGATCGCCGCTTCACTGATCGTCGCCAGCCAGTTCAATGCACCGCGGATGGCATGGGCGCCACATCTGCTGGGCGCGGCGCTTGGCCTGTTGGCGCTGCTGCCGTTCTATGCGGTGCGCTGGATGGGCGCCGGCGATGTGAAGTTCTTCGCCGTGCTCGGCCTGCTGCTGGGCTGGAAGGCACTGCTGCCGGTATGGGTGCTGGCCAGCCTGGCCGCAGGCGCCCATGCCGTGGTGGTGATCGTCGGAAGGCAGTTGGCCAGTCACCTGCCGCTGCGGCTGCAGATGCAGGTCAATCGCGCCAGCACGCACTGGAATGGCCACCCTGCCCTGCGCGAACTGCACGCCGCGCGCGAGGGGCGCCAGGGAATCCCCTATGCGGCCTACCTGGCCTTCGCGGCGATTGGCTGGGTACTGGCAACCACCTATGGAGGCGTCGCATGA
- a CDS encoding CpaF family protein — MEDKVTPFPHVVARNSVPEHAPGSLPFAQTEQYQKVLSAAHEHLLNSIEDERIDIDSWAPDTIARWVEVQTVSFIQEWRIPINEEEMQVVAEGLVKELTGFGPLDDLLHDPSIEDILINGFKDVHVSQGGQLKRAPQRFTDDTHLLRILRRIIAPLGRRLDDSNPMVDARLPNGGRLNAIISPLAVDGPMVSIRKFRKDPFTPDELLAKGTFDAPMQALLKAMVLGRCNILVSGGTSSGKTSLLNALASYVPANERVITVEDTAELSLNHPHVVRLESRIGGAEGQGAVSIRDLVRNSLRMRPDRIVVGEVRGAEVLEMLQAMNTGHDGSMATIHANSPRDCLYRIEMLAGFAGFQGSEDSLRRQIASAIDFIVQISRLGSGRRVLVSITEITGVSDNLITTQEMFRHEVQIDGSGKEIDRWIGLGFQPHSHKLEPFRQQLRESLYGDF; from the coding sequence ATGGAAGACAAAGTGACCCCGTTCCCGCACGTTGTCGCCCGCAACTCGGTGCCGGAACATGCACCGGGCAGCTTGCCCTTCGCGCAGACCGAGCAGTACCAGAAGGTGCTGTCGGCCGCACACGAGCACCTGCTCAACAGCATCGAAGACGAGCGCATCGACATCGATTCCTGGGCCCCCGACACCATCGCCCGCTGGGTGGAGGTGCAGACGGTCAGTTTCATCCAGGAATGGCGCATTCCCATCAACGAGGAAGAAATGCAGGTGGTGGCCGAGGGCCTGGTCAAGGAGCTCACCGGGTTCGGCCCGCTTGATGACCTGCTGCATGACCCCAGCATCGAAGACATCCTGATCAACGGCTTCAAGGATGTGCATGTCTCCCAGGGCGGGCAGCTCAAGCGCGCGCCACAGCGGTTCACCGACGACACCCACCTGCTGCGCATCCTGCGCCGCATCATCGCCCCGCTCGGCCGCCGCCTGGATGATTCCAATCCGATGGTCGACGCACGCCTGCCCAACGGTGGCCGCCTCAATGCGATCATTTCGCCGTTGGCGGTGGATGGACCGATGGTGTCCATCCGCAAATTCCGCAAGGATCCCTTCACCCCCGACGAACTGCTGGCCAAGGGTACCTTCGACGCACCGATGCAGGCGCTGCTGAAGGCGATGGTGCTGGGCCGCTGCAACATCCTTGTGTCTGGTGGAACAAGTTCCGGCAAGACCTCGCTGCTCAATGCGCTCGCCAGCTATGTACCGGCCAACGAACGCGTCATCACCGTGGAAGACACTGCCGAGCTCTCGCTCAACCACCCGCACGTAGTACGCCTGGAGAGCCGCATCGGCGGTGCCGAGGGCCAGGGCGCGGTCAGCATCCGCGACCTGGTACGCAACAGCCTGCGCATGCGCCCGGATCGTATCGTGGTCGGCGAAGTGCGTGGCGCCGAGGTGCTGGAAATGCTGCAGGCGATGAATACAGGCCATGACGGATCGATGGCCACCATCCACGCCAATTCGCCGCGCGACTGCCTCTACCGCATCGAGATGCTGGCGGGCTTCGCCGGCTTCCAGGGCAGCGAAGACAGCCTGCGCCGGCAGATCGCCAGCGCGATCGATTTCATCGTGCAGATCTCGCGACTGGGCAGCGGCCGTCGCGTGCTGGTGTCGATCACCGAGATCACCGGCGTCAGCGACAACCTGATCACCACCCAGGAGATGTTCCGCCACGAAGTGCAGATCGATGGCAGCGGCAAGGAGATCGACCGCTGGATCGGGCTGGGCTTCCAGCCGCATTCGCACAAGCTGGAACCGTTCCGGCAGCAGTTGCGCGAATCCCTTTACGGAGACTTCTGA
- a CDS encoding TadE/TadG family type IV pilus assembly protein: MKAFARHRQRGVASIEFALMLLLGLLPLLLLTFSGVLIMAAQQTLATASAEGARASLRFGSAGERRTAACVAARRSMQWLLQFSGQNPDCSAGGAGAIVVSPQAPCAGLATVQCMTVTVSYDYAAHPFLPGTATLYGWVMRAPIRSVAVAQLDLGSN; encoded by the coding sequence ATGAAAGCGTTCGCACGTCACCGCCAGCGCGGCGTGGCCAGCATTGAATTCGCGCTGATGCTGCTGCTCGGCCTGCTGCCGCTGTTGCTGCTCACCTTTTCCGGCGTGCTGATCATGGCCGCGCAGCAGACCCTGGCCACGGCCTCGGCCGAGGGCGCGCGCGCATCGCTGCGCTTTGGCAGCGCCGGCGAACGGCGCACCGCAGCCTGCGTGGCGGCCCGCCGCTCCATGCAGTGGCTGTTGCAGTTTTCCGGGCAGAACCCGGACTGCAGCGCTGGCGGCGCCGGCGCCATCGTGGTCTCACCGCAGGCGCCCTGCGCCGGCCTGGCAACGGTGCAATGCATGACGGTAACCGTGAGCTACGACTATGCCGCCCATCCCTTCCTGCCAGGCACCGCCACGCTCTATGGCTGGGTGATGCGGGCCCCCATACGCAGCGTCGCGGTTGCCCAGCTGGACCTTGGCAGCAACTGA
- a CDS encoding helix-turn-helix domain-containing protein, giving the protein MVGGGVEDNDEGDLRSIDLATLSGVLRVCDVELLLLDGNGPRAAFASRVHEEALFCSISCGFHCRGRFMLPPDWAMLGYLHTTDDALSWCHGVPLTPGMALAVMPEGISEFTLSPGTQMTLMLVPVARVQRKLTELSLRSTPPAGQALSLFNLGDDAMPLARHYQQLHAQLGQGGGLQPEETERLLHEHIQALLGAGPADRPNCSRARRTHYLIAQRAENFMRLNLRRNIYMNEICDAAGVSERGLRYAFEDLFGTSPNRYLSMLRLCAACRSLSMADSNRRSVKAIALSCGLWDLSRFADNYRKVFGELPRDTLMRAPAQLGQPA; this is encoded by the coding sequence ATGGTCGGTGGTGGGGTGGAAGACAACGACGAAGGCGATCTCAGGTCGATCGATCTGGCCACGCTGAGCGGCGTGCTCCGCGTGTGCGATGTGGAACTGTTGCTGCTGGATGGCAATGGCCCACGCGCGGCGTTCGCTTCGCGTGTCCATGAGGAAGCGCTGTTCTGCAGCATCAGCTGCGGTTTCCATTGTCGCGGGCGATTCATGCTGCCCCCCGACTGGGCAATGCTCGGTTACCTGCACACCACCGATGATGCATTGAGCTGGTGCCATGGCGTGCCGCTGACGCCGGGAATGGCGCTGGCTGTGATGCCCGAGGGCATCAGTGAATTTACTCTCAGCCCCGGCACGCAGATGACGCTGATGCTGGTGCCGGTCGCACGCGTGCAGCGCAAGCTGACCGAACTGAGCCTGCGCAGTACGCCGCCGGCGGGGCAGGCACTTTCGCTGTTCAATCTTGGCGATGATGCAATGCCCCTGGCTCGCCATTACCAGCAACTGCATGCGCAGCTGGGGCAGGGCGGTGGATTGCAGCCGGAAGAAACCGAGCGCCTGCTGCACGAGCATATCCAGGCACTGCTGGGTGCCGGCCCAGCAGACCGGCCCAACTGCAGCCGTGCCCGTCGCACGCACTACCTGATCGCGCAGCGGGCGGAGAATTTCATGCGCCTCAACCTGCGCCGCAATATCTACATGAATGAAATCTGCGACGCCGCCGGTGTCAGCGAACGTGGCCTGCGCTATGCGTTCGAGGATCTGTTCGGTACGTCGCCCAATCGCTACTTGTCGATGCTGCGGCTGTGTGCGGCCTGCCGCAGCCTGTCGATGGCCGATTCCAACCGGCGCTCGGTCAAGGCCATCGCCCTCAGCTGCGGGCTGTGGGATCTGTCGCGCTTTGCCGACAACTACCGCAAGGTATTTGGCGAACTGCCACGCGACACTCTCATGCGCGCGCCCGCGCAGCTCGGCCAGCCTGCCTGA
- a CDS encoding tetratricopeptide repeat protein produces MPVLRPACLLLALVATAAGCSSTTPKYLRAPSLAEPTPAPQDSRNAYLELIQRMQQQGAWYASLAHVDAFRQRYGDTPALRLLQADALRQTGQIDAALALYRDLGNGPQAAAAAHGMGLIAALRDDDDGGEQALARATQLNPLNTDYLGDLGYARLRAGRFEQAREPLAKALELSPGNAKATANLALWALLRGDTATVERLAQQASFSVETRRSVEQQAQQIRTRLQQRQAAASAAAAAATRPIASVATCPAVAGPRLASEPRHEGRDEREPARLPPSMLERFGTTDHPTGNTP; encoded by the coding sequence ATGCCTGTCCTGCGCCCTGCCTGCCTGCTGCTCGCCCTGGTTGCCACCGCCGCCGGCTGCAGCTCCACCACGCCGAAGTACCTGCGTGCGCCGAGCCTCGCAGAGCCGACGCCGGCCCCGCAGGACAGCCGCAATGCTTACCTGGAACTGATCCAGCGCATGCAGCAGCAGGGTGCCTGGTACGCCTCGCTGGCGCACGTGGATGCCTTCCGCCAGCGCTACGGCGACACCCCGGCATTGCGCCTGCTGCAGGCCGATGCACTACGCCAGACCGGCCAGATCGATGCGGCGCTGGCGCTGTATCGCGACCTCGGCAATGGCCCGCAGGCGGCCGCCGCCGCGCATGGCATGGGTCTGATTGCTGCCCTGCGCGATGATGACGACGGCGGCGAGCAGGCACTGGCACGTGCCACCCAGCTGAACCCCCTGAACACCGATTACCTGGGCGACCTCGGCTATGCACGACTGCGCGCCGGGCGCTTCGAACAGGCACGCGAGCCGCTGGCCAAGGCACTGGAACTGTCGCCGGGCAACGCCAAGGCCACCGCCAATCTCGCCCTGTGGGCGCTGCTGCGTGGCGACACGGCCACTGTCGAACGATTGGCCCAGCAGGCGAGCTTCAGCGTGGAAACGCGCCGCAGCGTCGAACAGCAGGCACAGCAGATCCGCACGCGACTGCAGCAGCGCCAGGCAGCGGCCAGTGCTGCAGCGGCGGCAGCGACGCGACCGATTGCTTCCGTAGCCACCTGCCCGGCCGTCGCAGGCCCGCGCCTGGCGTCCGAACCTCGCCATGAGGGGCGTGACGAGCGCGAGCCAGCACGACTGCCGCCCTCGATGCTGGAACGCTTCGGCACCACCGACCATCCCACCGGGAACACACCATGA
- a CDS encoding type II and III secretion system protein family protein, whose product MTERRHRLRSTVRQRWLALLLVLLAPGASVAADDLLLQTREQRPWTLPADLERVAIADPGVADIVMLRGARQALLVGKAPGTTTLLLWHRKQSEPQRVQVRVQSAVQGAADAGASGLVFTQQDHQGLLQGSSDSVLAHMQEQKTAVMALGKDGSLADASTISSGGVVQVEVKVVEFNKTALKQIGINFQNRNGGFAYGFARPGGQLPGNTGILPGMKEGESSNESESPISSAFRLVFGSTKGLWNADVDLLQANGMARVLAEPTLVALSGQSASFLAGGELPILEPQGLGTTTVTYKPFGIGLTVTPTVLSPNRIALKVAPEASDLDYTNSIALNGVQIPSITTRRADTTVELGDGESFVIGGLVSSTVASTVNKIPLLGDLPIIGTFFRNFDYKRQDKELVIIVTPRLVQPIARNTELPLPGDREAKPNMPEWGAWLLGPISRDPVPGFSR is encoded by the coding sequence ATGACTGAACGTCGCCACCGCCTACGCTCCACTGTCCGCCAGCGCTGGCTGGCCCTGCTGCTGGTGCTGCTGGCGCCGGGTGCGAGCGTGGCTGCCGACGATCTGCTGCTGCAGACCCGCGAGCAGCGGCCATGGACACTGCCAGCCGATCTGGAGCGGGTTGCCATTGCCGATCCCGGCGTGGCTGACATCGTAATGCTGCGCGGCGCGCGCCAAGCGCTGCTGGTCGGCAAGGCACCGGGCACCACCACCCTGCTGCTGTGGCATCGCAAGCAAAGCGAACCACAACGCGTGCAGGTACGCGTGCAGAGTGCCGTGCAGGGCGCTGCCGATGCCGGCGCCAGCGGACTGGTGTTCACCCAGCAGGACCATCAGGGGCTGCTGCAGGGAAGCAGCGACAGTGTGCTGGCGCACATGCAGGAACAGAAGACCGCAGTGATGGCACTGGGCAAGGACGGCAGCCTGGCCGATGCCTCCACCATCAGCAGCGGCGGCGTAGTGCAGGTCGAGGTCAAGGTGGTCGAATTCAACAAGACCGCACTGAAGCAGATCGGCATCAACTTCCAGAACCGCAACGGTGGCTTCGCCTATGGCTTCGCCCGGCCGGGCGGGCAGCTGCCAGGCAACACCGGCATCCTCCCGGGCATGAAGGAAGGCGAGTCCAGCAACGAAAGCGAGTCACCGATCTCTTCGGCGTTCCGGCTTGTGTTTGGCTCGACCAAGGGCCTGTGGAATGCCGACGTCGACCTGCTGCAGGCCAATGGCATGGCGCGCGTGCTGGCCGAGCCCACCCTCGTTGCGCTTTCCGGGCAGAGCGCCAGCTTCCTGGCCGGTGGCGAACTGCCGATCCTGGAGCCACAGGGACTTGGCACGACCACGGTCACCTACAAGCCCTTCGGCATCGGCCTGACCGTCACGCCCACCGTGCTCTCACCGAACCGCATTGCGTTGAAGGTTGCGCCGGAAGCCAGCGACCTCGACTACACCAACTCGATTGCACTGAACGGCGTGCAGATTCCTTCGATCACCACCCGCCGCGCCGACACCACCGTCGAGCTTGGTGATGGCGAGAGCTTCGTCATCGGTGGTCTGGTCAGTTCCACCGTGGCTTCCACGGTCAACAAGATTCCGCTGCTCGGCGACCTGCCGATCATCGGCACGTTCTTCCGCAACTTCGACTACAAGCGCCAGGACAAGGAACTGGTGATCATCGTCACGCCGCGGTTGGTACAGCCGATTGCCCGCAATACCGAACTGCCGCTGCCCGGCGATCGCGAAGCCAAGCCGAACATGCCCGAATGGGGTGCATGGCTGCTTGGCCCGATCAGCCGCGATCCGGTGCCCGGTTTCTCGCGCTGA
- the cpaB gene encoding Flp pilus assembly protein CpaB — MLKLTRIAAIALIALAVLLAVVAFVIGRKPAASADNPSTIVKADAQTFSVVEATARLPAGEPISANGVRLTQRTTDVPGALTDLAAVVGKVPVQDISEGSAVGAGLLAQGFSLQLRPGERALAVPVDELVAAGNRILPGDFVDVFLNLRSAATAYNGQQDIAQTRLLLSRLRVLSYGQQDIAATPSTGQGEAPAPAPNDSRAADITRGSSSTHSSGNGSDATQPARTAVLAVPVADANRLLLGAQQGKLFLALRNPADTGLPDLALFPQARGVLDPVRGLDNEQQQALQRPENNAYAGLDGDALAGRGSSVQRSAHETPTRAAVQRRSTPRPPGIEIIRGDTAAPRGSL, encoded by the coding sequence ATGCTCAAGTTGACCCGTATCGCCGCCATCGCCTTGATCGCGCTTGCCGTGCTGCTCGCCGTGGTCGCCTTCGTGATCGGTCGCAAGCCGGCGGCTTCGGCGGACAATCCGAGCACGATCGTGAAGGCCGATGCGCAGACTTTCAGTGTCGTTGAAGCCACCGCGCGGCTACCCGCCGGCGAGCCGATCAGCGCCAATGGCGTGCGGCTGACACAACGCACCACAGACGTGCCGGGCGCGCTGACCGACCTGGCAGCGGTGGTTGGCAAGGTGCCGGTGCAGGACATCAGCGAAGGCAGCGCAGTGGGCGCAGGCCTGCTCGCGCAGGGCTTCTCGCTGCAGCTGCGGCCGGGTGAACGGGCACTGGCAGTGCCGGTCGATGAGCTTGTCGCCGCAGGAAACCGCATCCTGCCCGGCGATTTCGTCGACGTCTTCCTCAACCTGCGCAGCGCCGCGACTGCCTACAACGGCCAGCAGGACATCGCACAGACCCGCTTGCTGCTGTCGCGCCTGCGCGTGCTCAGCTATGGCCAGCAGGACATCGCGGCGACGCCCAGCACTGGCCAGGGCGAGGCACCGGCCCCGGCCCCCAACGACTCACGCGCTGCGGATATCACCCGTGGTTCCAGCAGCACCCACAGCAGCGGAAACGGCAGCGATGCCACGCAACCGGCACGCACTGCAGTGCTGGCGGTGCCGGTGGCCGACGCCAATCGCCTGTTGCTCGGTGCGCAGCAGGGCAAGCTGTTCCTCGCCCTGCGTAATCCGGCCGATACCGGCCTGCCGGATCTGGCGCTGTTCCCGCAGGCGCGCGGTGTACTGGACCCGGTGCGCGGCCTGGACAACGAACAGCAACAGGCCCTGCAGCGACCGGAGAACAATGCTTATGCCGGCCTGGATGGCGACGCATTGGCCGGCCGCGGCAGCAGTGTGCAGCGCAGCGCACACGAAACACCCACGCGCGCAGCGGTGCAGCGTCGCTCGACACCGCGACCGCCGGGCATCGAGATCATCCGCGGCGACACTGCCGCCCCCCGTGGCTCCCTTTGA
- a CDS encoding type II secretion system F family protein, whose amino-acid sequence MSTGLLLGVLSIVSVLLALAVWLWGTASNREQRQASVQHAEQQLARGTGPASAPADAARQAPLPAPGRRTLPWDGLLQRAGLAQGWKLPLLMLLPGIGLSVFAVLRLGTFWMFPLTLLLYLLGCWLWLMRRTGKLQAQLLHQLPDFLDNLVRLTALGNSLQAAFQVASMQTNAPLRGLLDTTVRYARGGMDLDRALNLAAQPYRMDVLKVLAVVMGVSIRIGGRADQILQRMGDFMRDLEQAQQELAATTSETRMSAWVLGLLPPASAVLMAISSPEFFQPVLHDPLGHKILLIALGMELTGAFLLYRLAKSL is encoded by the coding sequence ATGAGTACCGGCCTGCTGCTGGGTGTGCTGAGCATCGTGTCGGTGCTGTTGGCGCTGGCCGTGTGGCTGTGGGGGACGGCCAGCAACCGCGAACAGCGTCAAGCGTCCGTGCAGCATGCCGAACAGCAGCTGGCACGTGGCACCGGCCCTGCCAGCGCACCTGCCGATGCGGCACGGCAGGCACCGCTGCCTGCGCCGGGTCGCCGCACCCTGCCCTGGGACGGGCTGCTGCAACGGGCCGGCCTGGCACAGGGCTGGAAGCTGCCACTGCTGATGCTGCTGCCGGGCATCGGCCTGTCCGTTTTCGCGGTGCTGCGCCTGGGCACCTTCTGGATGTTCCCGCTGACCCTGCTGCTGTACCTGCTGGGCTGCTGGCTGTGGCTGATGCGCCGCACCGGCAAGCTGCAGGCGCAACTGCTGCACCAGCTTCCGGACTTCCTCGACAATCTGGTGCGCCTGACCGCACTCGGCAACAGCCTGCAGGCCGCCTTCCAGGTCGCCTCGATGCAGACCAACGCGCCGCTGCGCGGCCTGCTGGACACTACCGTGCGCTATGCACGTGGTGGCATGGACCTGGACCGCGCACTCAACCTGGCCGCACAGCCCTACCGCATGGACGTGCTGAAAGTGCTGGCCGTGGTGATGGGCGTAAGCATACGCATTGGCGGACGTGCCGATCAGATCCTGCAGCGCATGGGCGACTTCATGCGTGACCTGGAACAGGCGCAGCAGGAGCTGGCTGCAACCACCTCTGAAACCCGCATGTCGGCCTGGGTGCTGGGCCTGCTGCCACCGGCCAGCGCCGTGTTGATGGCCATCTCCAGTCCCGAGTTCTTCCAGCCCGTGCTGCACGACCCCCTCGGCCACAAGATCCTGCTGATCGCGCTGGGCATGGAGCTGACCGGCGCCTTCCTGCTGTACCGCCTGGCCAAATCGCTATGA
- a CDS encoding fimbrial protein, which produces MPYATALPLYPQGPPMNLVLYGIDRELLPRLAAKLPPATALHWQDSGEPTSAQDLQRGPQSLVLLDFRPEHASASTVLAQQLQQTQPDLTLVAVGATSPGQVEGVVMALRAGLRDVLDLDSDNTGIEAALRRALSPRPAASAQQAHKARLIVLLGVRAGVGTSTLAAHLSVLAQQTHTLAQGDAAVQDGLLMELAQPAGDLALYLNLDSRFHYEDALRNASRIDATLARTAMARHPSGLVLLDRASGSDALPPSDPGALLQRLRGVFASVLCDAGGCPLRQLPPLLLDQADEIWLVADASIATLVSLDHALKHLSGQRDREKRLQLLINRHDDNSGMSPEQIARRFELPLLATLPERPRVRTAASHGHLLLQDAPRDPYLRALAPLVQRLDPAACPVQAHGLRERLALALGGSQWKTK; this is translated from the coding sequence ATGCCCTACGCCACTGCCCTGCCGCTGTACCCGCAAGGACCACCGATGAATCTGGTCCTGTACGGGATCGACCGTGAACTGCTGCCGCGACTGGCTGCCAAGCTGCCGCCGGCCACGGCATTGCATTGGCAGGACAGCGGCGAGCCGACCTCGGCACAGGATCTGCAGCGCGGCCCACAGAGCCTGGTACTGCTCGACTTCCGGCCCGAGCACGCATCGGCATCGACGGTGTTGGCGCAGCAGTTGCAGCAGACCCAGCCCGACTTGACCCTGGTGGCGGTGGGCGCCACCAGCCCCGGCCAGGTTGAAGGCGTGGTGATGGCACTGCGCGCCGGACTGCGCGATGTCCTGGACCTGGACAGTGACAACACCGGCATCGAGGCCGCCCTGCGCCGCGCACTGTCACCGCGCCCTGCCGCAAGCGCCCAGCAGGCGCACAAGGCACGACTGATCGTGCTGCTGGGCGTGCGTGCCGGTGTTGGTACCAGCACCCTGGCCGCCCATCTGTCGGTGCTGGCACAACAGACCCACACGCTTGCCCAGGGCGATGCGGCCGTGCAGGACGGGCTGCTGATGGAGTTGGCGCAGCCAGCCGGTGATCTGGCGCTGTACCTCAACCTGGACAGCCGCTTCCATTACGAAGATGCATTGCGCAACGCCAGCCGCATCGACGCCACGCTGGCGCGCACGGCGATGGCACGCCATCCCAGCGGCCTGGTCCTGCTCGACCGCGCCAGCGGCAGCGACGCGTTGCCGCCCTCGGACCCTGGCGCGCTGCTGCAACGCCTGCGCGGCGTGTTCGCCAGCGTACTCTGCGACGCCGGCGGCTGCCCGCTGCGGCAGTTGCCGCCGTTGCTGCTGGACCAGGCCGATGAAATCTGGCTGGTCGCCGACGCCTCCATCGCCACCCTGGTGTCGCTGGACCACGCCCTGAAGCACCTTTCCGGCCAGCGTGACCGCGAAAAGCGGCTGCAGCTGCTGATCAACCGCCACGATGACAACAGTGGCATGAGCCCCGAACAGATCGCGCGCCGCTTCGAGCTGCCGCTGCTGGCCACACTGCCCGAGCGCCCGCGTGTACGCACGGCCGCCAGCCACGGTCATCTGCTGCTGCAGGATGCGCCGCGCGACCCCTACCTGCGTGCCCTCGCCCCGCTGGTGCAGCGCCTGGATCCGGCCGCCTGCCCGGTCCAGGCACACGGCCTGCGGGAAAGACTTGCCCTTGCCCTGGGTGGATCGCAATGGAAGACAAAGTGA
- a CDS encoding Flp family type IVb pilin gives MNASIRKFLKEEDGVTALEYGLLAAVIAGILIVVGRTQITAFFTTLFTRLQAIATDATTT, from the coding sequence ATGAACGCATCGATCCGCAAGTTCCTGAAAGAAGAAGATGGCGTGACCGCGCTCGAATACGGGCTGCTGGCCGCCGTGATCGCCGGCATCCTGATCGTGGTGGGCAGAACCCAGATCACCGCGTTCTTCACCACGCTGTTCACCCGCCTGCAGGCCATCGCCACCGACGCCACCACCACCTAG
- a CDS encoding type II secretion system F family protein: MSASIWFVAALLVLAAGVALLGLGNWVRGHREERSAATLKTALRPRDSEDAAVDARKDSLGWLERFGRGLSGGRLEAALLAGEDRLLLDLAGWNTRRGTAIYLGLRLLLALLVLGIALTISDATGLSRIMVVIGALAAGLLLPKFGLSAWVKRRRRAVNNELPLLIDLLRLLQGVGFSMDQSLQTLGDKLRDALPVLGGEIQEANVSYTHGRTRAQSLRRLSDVYGDDDLSSLVQLILQVHAHGGAVQEPLRQFSIRLREQRRNALKEKVGKLSVKMTVVMMLTLLPALMLVLAGPALVALATTLSKMG, translated from the coding sequence ATGAGCGCGAGCATCTGGTTCGTGGCAGCGCTGCTGGTGCTGGCTGCAGGGGTAGCCCTGCTGGGGCTCGGCAACTGGGTGCGCGGCCATCGCGAGGAGCGCAGTGCGGCCACATTGAAAACGGCGTTGCGGCCACGCGACAGCGAAGACGCCGCTGTCGACGCACGAAAGGATTCACTGGGGTGGCTGGAACGGTTCGGTCGTGGATTGAGCGGCGGACGCCTGGAAGCGGCGCTGCTGGCCGGTGAAGATCGACTGCTGCTGGACCTGGCCGGTTGGAACACCCGCCGCGGCACCGCCATCTACCTCGGCCTGCGCCTGCTGCTGGCGCTGCTGGTACTGGGTATTGCGCTGACGATCAGCGATGCCACGGGCCTGTCCAGGATCATGGTGGTGATCGGCGCGCTCGCTGCCGGCCTGCTGCTGCCGAAGTTCGGGCTCAGTGCCTGGGTCAAGCGGCGGCGCCGGGCGGTGAACAATGAACTGCCGTTGCTGATCGACCTGCTGCGCCTGCTGCAGGGCGTGGGCTTCAGCATGGACCAGAGCCTGCAGACACTGGGCGACAAGCTGCGCGACGCGCTGCCGGTGCTGGGCGGGGAAATCCAGGAAGCGAACGTGTCCTACACCCACGGACGCACCCGCGCGCAGTCGCTGCGGCGGTTGAGCGATGTATACGGTGACGACGACCTGTCCAGCCTCGTGCAGTTGATCCTGCAGGTGCATGCCCATGGCGGCGCCGTGCAGGAACCCCTTCGCCAGTTCAGCATCCGCCTGCGCGAGCAGCGTCGCAACGCGCTGAAGGAAAAGGTCGGCAAACTCTCGGTGAAGATGACCGTGGTGATGATGCTGACCCTGCTGCCTGCACTGATGCTGGTGCTGGCCGGACCGGCGCTGGTCGCGCTGGCCACCACCTTGTCGAAAATGGGATGA